A stretch of the Lactuca sativa cultivar Salinas chromosome 9, Lsat_Salinas_v11, whole genome shotgun sequence genome encodes the following:
- the LOC111921134 gene encoding pyrophosphate--fructose 6-phosphate 1-phosphotransferase subunit beta produces MSTANGDAKHSRSPSVVYSEVQSSRLKTSLPLPSVLKSSFHVVDGPKSSASGNPDQIAKLFPNLFGQPSVSLKPGGSLPEKSLKIGVVLSGGQAPGGHNVISGIFDYLQTRAHGSTMYGFKGGPAGIMKCKYVKLNGDIVYHYRNQGGFDMICSGRDKIETPEQFKEAQETVKKLDLDGLVVIGGDDSNTNACLLAENFRANNLKTRVIGCPKTIDGDLKCKEVPTSFGFDTACKIYSEMIGNLMVDARSTGKYYHFVRLMGRAASHITLECALQTHPNIAIIGEEVAAQKQTLKSVTDYITNIICKRAVAGFNYGIILIPEGLIDFIPEVQSLIGELNEIIAHDTIDKEGTWKKKLRSQSHELFQILPKTIQEQLLLERDPHGNVQVAKIESEKMLIQMVESELEKRKKEGKYEKDFKGQPHFFGYEGRCGLPSKFDSNYCYALGHCAAALLHSGKTGLISSVENLGAPVENWTIGGTTLTSLMDVERRHGKFKPVIKKAMVELEGAPFKKFASMRGDWSLKNRYINPGPVQFVGPSADILNHTLRLELGAKAGG; encoded by the exons ATGTCCACCGCCAACGGTGATGCTAAACATAGCCGCTCCCCCTCTGTTGTCTACAGCGAAGTCCAGTCTAGCCGTCTTAAAACCTCTCTTCCTCTCCCTTCCGTACTCAAATCCTCGTTTCATGTCGTCGATGGTCCTAAGAGCTCCGCCTCCGGCAATCCAG ATCAGATCGCTAAGCTCTTTCCAAATCTGTTCGGGCAGCCATCAGTATCCTTGAAGCCTGGAGGCTCATTACCAGAGAAGAGTCTAAAGATCGGTGTTGTTCTATCTGGAGGACAAGCTCCTGGTGGACACAATGTGATTTCTGGAATTTTTG ATTATTTACAGACTAGGGCCCATGGTAGCACAATGTATGGATTTAAGGGTGGTCCAGCTGGAATCATGAAGTGTAAATATGTTAAGTTGAATGGAGACATTGTCTATCATTATAGAAATCAG GGTGGATTTGATATGATATGTAGTGGAAGGGACAAGATTGAAACCCCTGAGCAG TTTAAGGAAGCTCAAGAAACAGTGAAGAAGCTTGATTTGGATGGACTTGTGGTCATTGGTGGGGATGACTCAAATACAAATGCATGCCTACTAGCAGAAAATTTCAG GGCTAACAACTTGAAAACTCGGGTTATTGGATGCCCAAAAACCATTGATGGTGATTTGAAGTGTAAAGAGGTTCCAACAAGCTTTGGATTTGACACTGCCTGCAAG ATTTATTCAGAAATGATTGGAAATTTAATGGTAGATGCACGTTCCACAGGGAAATATTATCATT TTGTAAGGTTAATGGGTCGAGCTGCATCACACATAACACTGGAATGTGCTTTGCAGACTCATCCAAACATAGCAATCATTGGAGAAGAG GTTGCTGCACAAAAGCAGACACTAAAGAGTGTTACAGATTATATAACAAATATAATCTGCAAACGTGCAGTAGCCGGTTTTAATTATGGCATTATTCTCATTCCAGAGGGCCTCATTGATTTCATTCCAGag GTACAATCACTTATTGGAGAGCTGAATGAAATTATAGCCCATGATACAATTGATAAAGAAGGAACATGGAAGAAGAAACTTAGGAGCCAATCTCATGAACTCTTTCAAATATTACCAAAAACAATTCAGGAACAGCTTTTGCTAGAAAGAGATCCTCATGGAAATGTGCAG GTTGCCAAAATTGAATCCGAAAAGATGCTTATTCAAATGGTGGAAAGTGAACTAGAGAAGAGGAAAAAAGAAGGTAAATATGAAAAGGATTTTAAAGGACAACCACATTTTTTTGG TTATGAAGGTAGATGCGGTTTACCTTCAAAATTCGACTCAAATTACTGCTATGCTTTGGGTCATTGTGCTGCAGCTCTACTTCATTCCGGAAAAACAGGATTAATTTCCTCG GTGGAAAATTTGGGAGCTCCAGTTGAAAATTGGACAATTGGTGGGACCACATTGACATCTCTAATGGATGTGGAAAGAAGACATG GCAAGTTTAAACCGGTTATTAAGAAAGCAATGGTGGAACTCGAAG GTGCTCCTTTTAAAAAGTTTGCATCAATGCGTGGAGACTGGTCTCTTAAGAACCGATACATTAATCCAG GTCCTGTTCAGTTTGTCGGTCCATCGGCTGATATCCTTAACCACACACTAAGGTTGGAACTAGGAGCTAAAGCTGGTGGTTAG